The Fibrobacter sp. genomic interval TAATTATCCTTACCGGAAATGCCACACTGGAGAGCGCGATCGAGTGCATGAAGCTTGGTGCGTTTGAATATGTGAGAAAACCCTATTCTCTTAATGAACTGCTGATACAGATAGAACGTGCCATAGCTCACCAGCGTTCACAGCTTGATTTGAAGATTCTCCGTGATGAACTCAAGAAAAGCGGCATCGGAGGTAAGCTGATTGGCAGAAGTAAACTGATGCAGGAACTTCAGGAAGTGATTTCCCGCATCGCGCCTACCCAGTCGACTGTTCTTGTTCTGGGAGAGAGCGGGACAGGAAAGGAACTGGTAGCAAGGTCAATTCATGATCAAAGTTTACAAAAGGATAAACCCTTTATTGCGATCAACTGTGCTTCTTTCTCAGAAACGCTTCTTGAGAGTGAACTTTTCGGATATGAAAAGGGTGCTTTTACCGATGCAAAAACCCAGAAACGCGGCCTGGCGGAAATAGCTGACGGTGGGACTCTGTTTCTTGATGAAGTAGGGGAGATACCGGTCCATTTTCAGGCCAAACTGCTGCGTTTTCTCGAAACAGGTGAAATAAGGCGTGTTGGGGGTACAAAGGATATTTCTCTCGATGTCAGGATAATCTGTGCCACTAACCAGCCGCTGGAAATTCTGGTGGAAAAAAATCAGTTCCGTGCAGATCTTTTTTACCGGCTGAACGTGCTTTCAGTTACAGTTCCGGCAC includes:
- a CDS encoding sigma-54-dependent Fis family transcriptional regulator; translation: IILTGNATLESAIECMKLGAFEYVRKPYSLNELLIQIERAIAHQRSQLDLKILRDELKKSGIGGKLIGRSKLMQELQEVISRIAPTQSTVLVLGESGTGKELVARSIHDQSLQKDKPFIAINCASFSETLLESELFGYEKGAFTDAKTQKRGLAEIADGGTLFLDEVGEIPVHFQAKLLRFLETGEIRRVGGTKDISLDVRIICATNQPLEILVEKNQFRADLFYRLNVLSVTVPALRDRVDDIPLLVNSFVSAQGFHKEFTKSAMDVLKAYSWPGNVRELKNVVERTCILSSKNEITAYDLSFLKTKKSESPVQQVPAESDNKTDVLSLSEMERKHIIHVLGLVNGHRGKAARLLEINPKTLYLKMKAYNIVSVYE